A portion of the Nitratidesulfovibrio termitidis HI1 genome contains these proteins:
- a CDS encoding heme-binding protein — translation MTHDTRGTVNFRNSVNIRCIGGLLLAALLAVGCCMAVAAPAQAAPADAAKLVLPGDITLAQAQKVIAAAQARAVEQGTLMNIAVVDAGGNLKAFARMEGAFLGSIDISIGKARTARFFNMSTKELGDAAQPGQPLYGIEVTNGNLVIFGGGELLRAKDGTIIGAVGVSGSSVENDMAVAKAGVAGLN, via the coding sequence ATGACACACGACACTCGGGGCACCGTGAATTTCCGGAACAGCGTGAACATCCGGTGCATCGGCGGGCTGCTGCTGGCGGCCCTGCTGGCCGTGGGCTGCTGCATGGCCGTGGCCGCTCCCGCGCAGGCGGCACCGGCGGACGCGGCCAAGCTGGTTCTGCCCGGCGACATCACCCTGGCCCAGGCGCAGAAGGTCATTGCCGCCGCGCAGGCCAGGGCCGTGGAACAGGGCACGCTGATGAACATCGCCGTGGTGGACGCCGGGGGCAACCTGAAGGCCTTCGCCCGCATGGAAGGGGCGTTCCTGGGCAGCATCGACATTTCCATCGGCAAGGCCCGCACGGCGCGCTTCTTCAACATGTCCACCAAGGAACTGGGGGACGCGGCCCAGCCGGGCCAGCCGCTGTACGGCATAGAGGTGACCAACGGCAATCTGGTCATCTTCGGCGGGGGTGAACTGCTGCGCGCCAAGGACGGCACCATCATCGGGGCCGTGGGCGTCAGCGGCAGCTCGGTGGAAAACGACATGGCGGTCGCCAAGGCTGGTGTGGCCGGGCTGAACTAG
- a CDS encoding MBL fold metallo-hydrolase RNA specificity domain-containing protein produces the protein MNIQFLGAAQTVTGSCYMLEANGTRFAVDCGMHQGNSEIEKRNADTEIYRPGDIAFFLVTHAHIDHTGLLPRMTREGFKGDIYCTPPTRDLMDIMLQDSAHIQEMEAEWETRKQSRFGKRKPVEPLYTMADAQSAVRRLRPVEYNAPFEPAPGIRVTYKDAGHILGSAFLEIEVTENGTPTRLVFSGDLGRPNQLIVNDPDHPARPDYLFMESTYGDRDHKDSENSRAELAEAIAYSHSHGEKVIIPAFAVERTQQVLYTLHMLWKDGKLPADMPVYIDSPLAIRATEIFRKHPRFYDDDLKAAYARGDDPLSLPNLRYTLSSQESQALNGMKGSAVIISASGMCNAGRIKHHLRHNLWRQGAAIVFVGYQGVGTPGRKIVDGAQTIRLFNEDVAVNAKVFTIGGFSAHAGQSHLLDWVGAFQHKDMEVFLVHGEEKAQATLSEKLHERYGLTVHIPTYMEEVTLKPGRTMLTAPDESRAHPRVDWEFLLGDTEAKVAMLRQRLAGVEKRPWVEQVDIRDRMADLNREILSLLSQV, from the coding sequence ATGAACATACAGTTTCTGGGAGCCGCGCAAACCGTCACCGGCTCGTGCTACATGCTGGAAGCCAACGGCACCCGCTTCGCCGTCGATTGCGGCATGCATCAGGGCAACTCCGAAATCGAAAAACGCAACGCCGATACGGAAATCTATCGCCCCGGCGACATTGCCTTCTTTCTCGTCACTCACGCCCACATCGACCACACCGGCCTTCTGCCGCGCATGACGCGCGAAGGCTTCAAGGGCGACATCTACTGCACCCCGCCTACGCGCGACCTGATGGACATCATGTTGCAGGATTCCGCGCATATCCAGGAAATGGAAGCGGAGTGGGAAACCCGCAAGCAAAGCCGCTTTGGCAAGCGCAAGCCGGTGGAACCCCTGTACACCATGGCCGACGCCCAAAGCGCCGTGCGCAGGCTGCGCCCCGTGGAATACAACGCCCCGTTCGAACCCGCGCCGGGCATCCGCGTAACCTACAAGGACGCCGGGCACATTCTGGGTTCCGCCTTTCTTGAAATAGAGGTGACGGAAAACGGCACCCCCACGCGGCTGGTGTTTTCCGGCGACCTGGGGCGGCCCAACCAGCTTATCGTCAACGACCCCGACCATCCCGCCCGGCCCGACTACCTGTTCATGGAATCCACCTACGGCGACCGTGACCACAAGGATTCCGAAAACAGCCGCGCCGAACTGGCGGAAGCCATCGCCTACAGCCACAGCCACGGCGAAAAGGTAATCATTCCCGCCTTTGCGGTGGAGCGCACCCAGCAGGTGCTGTACACCCTGCACATGCTGTGGAAGGACGGCAAACTGCCCGCCGACATGCCGGTGTACATCGACAGCCCGCTGGCCATCCGCGCCACGGAAATCTTTCGCAAGCACCCGCGTTTCTACGATGACGACCTGAAGGCCGCCTACGCGCGCGGCGATGACCCGCTGTCCCTGCCCAACCTGCGCTACACCCTGAGCAGCCAGGAATCGCAGGCGCTTAACGGCATGAAGGGTTCGGCGGTGATCATTTCCGCCAGCGGCATGTGCAACGCGGGCCGCATCAAGCACCACCTGCGCCACAACCTGTGGCGGCAGGGGGCGGCCATCGTGTTCGTGGGCTATCAGGGCGTGGGCACGCCGGGCCGCAAGATCGTGGACGGCGCGCAGACCATCCGCCTGTTCAACGAAGACGTGGCGGTGAACGCCAAGGTGTTCACCATCGGCGGCTTTTCGGCCCATGCCGGGCAAAGCCACCTGCTCGACTGGGTGGGTGCCTTCCAGCACAAGGACATGGAAGTGTTTCTGGTGCATGGCGAAGAAAAGGCCCAGGCCACCCTTTCGGAAAAGCTGCACGAGCGCTACGGTCTTACCGTGCACATTCCCACCTACATGGAAGAGGTGACGCTGAAGCCGGGCCGTACCATGCTGACCGCGCCCGACGAAAGCCGTGCCCACCCGCGCGTGGACTGGGAGTTTCTGCTGGGCGACACCGAGGCCAAGGTGGCCATGCTGCGCCAGCGTCTGGCCGGGGTGGAAAAGCGCCCGTGGGTGGAGCAGGTGGACATTCGCGACCGGATGGCCGACCTGAATCGGGAGATATTGAGCCTGCTGTCGCAGGTGTAG
- a CDS encoding YeeE/YedE thiosulfate transporter family protein gives MENSGRKPWSPYVGGALSGLLVVASVWVAGKYFGASTTFVRSAGFVERVFSPERVAALDYFIKEVPKVDWQWMFVAGIFVGALLASLASGSFRWQAVPPGWAGRFGPSRLRRGVTAFCGGVLSMFGARLADGCPSGHGLSGSLQLAASGFVALACFFAGGLVTAYILYRGR, from the coding sequence ATGGAGAATTCGGGTCGCAAGCCGTGGAGCCCCTATGTGGGCGGCGCGCTGAGCGGCCTTCTGGTGGTGGCCTCGGTGTGGGTGGCGGGCAAGTACTTTGGCGCGTCCACCACCTTTGTTCGATCGGCGGGCTTCGTGGAGCGGGTGTTTTCGCCCGAACGCGTGGCCGCGCTGGATTACTTCATCAAGGAAGTCCCCAAGGTGGACTGGCAGTGGATGTTCGTGGCCGGGATATTCGTGGGGGCGCTGCTGGCGTCGCTGGCCTCCGGCTCCTTTCGCTGGCAGGCGGTGCCGCCCGGCTGGGCTGGGCGTTTCGGTCCGTCACGGCTGCGGCGCGGCGTGACGGCCTTCTGCGGTGGCGTGCTGTCCATGTTCGGCGCGCGCCTGGCCGACGGCTGCCCCAGCGGGCATGGCCTGAGCGGTTCGTTGCAGCTTGCGGCAAGCGGGTTCGTGGCGCTGGCCTGCTTTTTCGCGGGCGGGCTGGTGACGGCATACATCCTGTACAGGGGGAGGTAG
- the miaA gene encoding tRNA (adenosine(37)-N6)-dimethylallyltransferase MiaA: protein MAPPIRVICLVGPTGAGKTAAALHLARTFRGGVVNADSRQVYRDFPIITAQPSPEERAVCPHLLYGFLPSTEKISAGVWTDKATQAINDLLGGGLLPLLVGGTGLYLKTLLDGIADIPRVDPAIGARLERECDALGAPALHARLAVIDPDYATRIHPNDRQRAVRALEVHEGTGHTLSWWHARPVPPPRYAALRIGMDMNLDELTPRLDHRIDLMLAAGALDEARAARAVCDDPAAPGWSGIGCAELYRHLVGELPWAEARLLWLRNTRAYAKRQLTWFRADRRIHWIRPDDLDAMTALAAAFLRGEAAE from the coding sequence ATCGCCCCCCCCATCCGCGTGATCTGTCTGGTTGGCCCCACGGGGGCGGGCAAGACGGCTGCGGCGCTGCACCTGGCCCGCACCTTCCGGGGCGGGGTGGTCAACGCCGATTCGCGGCAGGTCTACCGCGACTTTCCCATCATCACTGCGCAGCCCTCGCCGGAAGAACGCGCGGTGTGCCCGCACCTGCTGTACGGTTTTCTGCCAAGCACGGAAAAGATCAGCGCGGGGGTGTGGACCGACAAGGCCACGCAAGCCATCAACGACCTACTAGGCGGCGGGCTGCTGCCCCTGCTGGTGGGCGGCACCGGCCTGTACCTGAAGACCCTGCTGGACGGCATTGCCGACATTCCCCGCGTGGACCCGGCCATCGGCGCGCGGCTGGAGCGCGAATGCGACGCGCTGGGCGCGCCTGCCCTGCATGCCCGGCTGGCGGTCATCGATCCGGACTATGCCACGCGCATCCATCCCAATGATCGCCAGCGCGCCGTGCGCGCGCTGGAGGTGCACGAGGGCACCGGGCACACCCTGTCGTGGTGGCACGCCCGGCCAGTGCCGCCGCCGCGTTACGCGGCGCTGCGCATCGGCATGGACATGAACCTCGACGAACTGACGCCCCGGCTCGACCACCGCATCGACCTGATGCTGGCTGCGGGCGCACTGGACGAGGCCCGCGCCGCCCGCGCCGTGTGCGACGACCCCGCCGCGCCCGGCTGGTCAGGCATCGGTTGCGCCGAACTGTACCGCCACCTTGTGGGCGAACTGCCCTGGGCCGAGGCCCGGCTGTTGTGGCTGCGCAACACCCGCGCCTACGCCAAGCGGCAGCTTACGTGGTTCCGGGCCGACAGGCGCATCCACTGGATCAGGCCCGACGACCTCGACGCCATGACCGCGCTGGCCGCCGCCTTTCTGCGCGGCGAGGCAGCGGAGTAG
- a CDS encoding ATP-binding protein produces the protein MSLTTNLSGRLRNTTLPRTHALLPLFEAVVNSIHACEDLPGKSITDGSICVHILREPKSEEQTNLLGDDGAKKTGPEALPEIVGFKIDDNGVGFNDENMMSFKELDSDYKEEKGCRGIGRLLWLKAFKDVSVKSSYFSKDGKIFQRVFTFDKQNGVKPGSPEGKIGSHIREPQTEVVLSGFVPGYRKYAPKTINKIAHSMLEHCLWYFIREGGRPRISLVDGDNAVFLDDLFDGFTLGNIEHESINIKGCKFELTYIKARNPSLSSHEVCYCAADRLVRKENITNKIPGLYRRISDASGQFAYLCFVVSPFLNERVRSERTGFDIEESKNCSGEDAVNQLGLFDDNADDEIVFDEINDVVLRQIATQLGPILDKNKEGGRKRVDTFVSTTAPKYKPILRHYPELTVDPDTSDKELDIILYKKLSDLEVSMISTGHDLSNTQDDEPFGNYKKRLGQYLAVASDIKKSDLASYVSHRKVVLDFFEGVIKRHRDGKYSQENIVHQLIMPMQVESGDIRFDDANLWLIDERLAFHNFLASDKTLFSMPITGATEALEPDIACVNIYDNPLLVNEGQKLPLASITVIEIKHPMRNDFSEGEKDNPIEQALLYVQKIRKGQVKTLEGRPIPQSEPIPAFCYILADLTPKMIERAALMALKPTSDYMGYFGYNDNYKAYIEVVGFDRLILAAKERNRAFFDKLGLPSN, from the coding sequence ATGAGTCTAACAACCAACCTGTCGGGAAGATTAAGGAATACTACTCTTCCTAGAACTCATGCCTTATTGCCTCTCTTTGAAGCGGTTGTAAACTCTATACACGCGTGCGAAGACCTGCCTGGAAAGAGCATTACAGATGGGTCGATATGTGTACATATTCTGCGTGAGCCTAAGTCTGAAGAGCAAACAAACTTGCTTGGCGATGACGGTGCAAAAAAAACTGGCCCGGAAGCTTTGCCAGAAATTGTGGGCTTCAAAATTGATGATAACGGGGTAGGGTTCAATGATGAAAATATGATGTCTTTCAAGGAGCTTGATAGCGACTACAAAGAAGAGAAAGGCTGCCGTGGTATCGGACGTCTGCTCTGGCTAAAGGCGTTTAAAGATGTCAGCGTGAAGAGTAGTTATTTCTCTAAAGATGGAAAAATTTTTCAGCGGGTTTTTACGTTTGACAAACAAAATGGAGTGAAACCGGGATCTCCCGAAGGAAAGATCGGGTCGCATATAAGAGAGCCTCAGACTGAAGTCGTGTTGTCTGGATTTGTTCCCGGGTATCGAAAGTATGCTCCGAAAACTATTAATAAAATAGCACATAGCATGCTTGAACATTGTCTCTGGTACTTTATCCGCGAAGGGGGCAGGCCAAGGATTAGCCTCGTTGACGGAGACAATGCTGTTTTTTTGGATGATTTGTTTGACGGGTTTACTTTGGGGAATATTGAGCATGAGTCGATAAATATTAAAGGATGCAAATTTGAACTTACATATATAAAAGCAAGAAATCCCAGTCTGAGTAGTCATGAAGTGTGTTATTGCGCTGCTGATAGATTGGTTAGAAAAGAGAATATTACAAATAAAATTCCTGGATTGTATCGGAGGATATCAGACGCCTCCGGTCAATTCGCATATCTCTGCTTTGTTGTTTCCCCCTTTTTAAACGAGCGGGTTCGTTCTGAAAGGACAGGGTTTGACATTGAAGAGAGTAAGAATTGTAGCGGAGAGGATGCTGTTAATCAGTTGGGGCTTTTTGATGATAATGCCGATGATGAAATCGTTTTCGACGAAATTAATGATGTTGTGCTGAGGCAAATAGCTACACAGCTAGGTCCTATTCTTGATAAAAACAAAGAAGGCGGACGCAAACGTGTAGATACTTTCGTTTCGACTACTGCTCCAAAATATAAACCAATACTACGTCATTATCCTGAACTGACTGTTGATCCAGACACGTCTGACAAAGAGCTTGACATTATTCTTTACAAAAAGCTGTCAGATCTTGAAGTGAGCATGATATCCACGGGGCATGATTTGTCAAACACTCAGGATGATGAGCCCTTTGGGAATTATAAAAAGAGATTGGGGCAATATCTTGCAGTGGCGAGTGATATAAAAAAGTCGGACTTAGCAAGTTACGTTTCGCATAGAAAAGTGGTGCTAGATTTCTTTGAAGGGGTCATTAAGCGGCATAGAGATGGAAAGTATTCCCAAGAGAATATTGTTCATCAGCTAATCATGCCTATGCAGGTAGAATCCGGCGACATTAGGTTCGATGATGCAAATCTTTGGCTGATAGATGAACGACTTGCTTTTCATAACTTTCTTGCTTCAGATAAAACATTGTTCTCGATGCCAATAACAGGGGCGACGGAGGCTCTTGAGCCAGATATAGCATGCGTTAATATCTACGACAATCCATTGTTGGTTAATGAAGGACAGAAGTTGCCGTTGGCTAGCATAACCGTCATAGAAATTAAACACCCCATGCGTAATGATTTCTCGGAGGGCGAGAAAGATAATCCGATTGAGCAAGCACTGCTGTATGTTCAAAAAATTCGCAAAGGACAAGTTAAAACGTTAGAAGGTAGACCGATTCCTCAGTCGGAACCTATTCCCGCATTTTGTTACATCCTTGCTGACTTAACACCTAAGATGATTGAAAGGGCAGCGTTGATGGCACTGAAACCAACTAGCGATTATATGGGGTACTTTGGGTACAATGATAACTATAAGGCCTACATTGAGGTTGTAGGCTTTGATAGATTGATTTTAGCAGCTAAAGAGCGCAATAGAGCCTTTTTTGACAAGCTTGGGCTTCCCTCTAATTAA
- a CDS encoding TIGR00730 family Rossman fold protein has translation MGSSKQYVIDNLSIKESWRLFKIMAELVDGFETLSDLDRCVSIFGSARVKPDNPLYTETETIARKLVEAGYGVITGGGPGLMEAGNKGAADAGGTSVGLHIHLPMEQGANQFVKTRCDFRYFFVRKLMFIKYAMAYVVMPGGVGTLDELTEAFVLTQTHRIKPFPIILYKSDYWNGLLDWIRDKMVSYNFIREEEMELFTVLDTPEQVVSYIRKHVII, from the coding sequence ATGGGTTCTTCCAAGCAGTACGTGATTGACAACCTGTCCATAAAGGAGTCGTGGCGGCTCTTCAAGATAATGGCCGAACTGGTGGACGGCTTCGAAACCCTGAGCGACCTGGACCGCTGCGTGTCCATTTTCGGGTCCGCGCGGGTGAAGCCCGACAATCCCCTGTACACGGAAACGGAAACCATTGCCCGCAAGCTGGTGGAGGCCGGATACGGCGTCATCACCGGCGGCGGCCCCGGCCTTATGGAAGCGGGCAACAAGGGCGCGGCCGACGCGGGCGGCACATCCGTGGGGCTGCACATCCACCTGCCCATGGAACAGGGCGCCAACCAGTTCGTGAAGACGCGCTGCGACTTCCGCTACTTTTTCGTGCGCAAGCTGATGTTCATCAAGTACGCCATGGCCTACGTGGTCATGCCTGGCGGCGTGGGCACGCTGGACGAACTGACCGAGGCCTTTGTGCTGACGCAGACCCACCGCATCAAGCCGTTCCCCATCATCCTGTACAAAAGTGACTACTGGAACGGCCTGCTGGACTGGATTCGCGACAAGATGGTCTCGTACAACTTCATCCGCGAAGAAGAAATGGAACTCTTCACCGTGCTGGACACCCCCGAGCAGGTGGTGAGTTACATAAGGAAGCATGTGATCATCTAG
- the rsmD gene encoding 16S rRNA (guanine(966)-N(2))-methyltransferase RsmD, whose translation MRIIAGEYGGRVLKTAEGPGYRPAMSRVREALFSMLESRGVVWPGLRVLDLFAGSGSLAFEALSRGAAEAWFVETAPKAAELIRKNAQTLGIAQERWQVVQEDCNKLLARRARTTFDVVFIDPPYGAGQLSPTLRNAVRNGWLADGGIVAVEVEARLPLDPERENAALVPIVDRTYGQTRIVLWTTRENG comes from the coding sequence ATGCGCATCATCGCAGGTGAATACGGCGGCCGCGTGCTGAAGACGGCCGAAGGGCCGGGCTACAGGCCCGCCATGAGCAGGGTGCGTGAAGCGCTCTTTTCCATGCTGGAATCGCGCGGGGTGGTCTGGCCCGGCCTGCGCGTGCTGGACCTGTTCGCGGGCAGCGGCAGCCTGGCCTTCGAGGCGCTGAGCCGGGGCGCGGCGGAGGCGTGGTTTGTGGAAACCGCCCCCAAGGCGGCGGAACTGATCCGCAAGAACGCCCAGACGCTGGGCATTGCCCAGGAACGCTGGCAGGTGGTGCAGGAAGACTGCAACAAGCTGCTGGCGCGCCGGGCGCGCACCACCTTCGACGTGGTGTTCATAGACCCGCCCTACGGCGCGGGGCAGCTGTCGCCCACGCTGCGCAACGCGGTGCGCAACGGCTGGCTGGCGGACGGGGGTATCGTGGCCGTGGAGGTGGAGGCGCGCCTGCCGCTGGACCCGGAACGGGAAAACGCGGCGCTCGTGCCCATCGTGGACCGGACCTACGGACAGACAAGGATCGTGCTATGGACCACGCGCGAGAACGGGTAG
- a CDS encoding DUF6691 family protein, whose product MDLTYGLVTGILFGIFLQRSEVLRYDKQLGALRLRDMTIVKFMLSTVVVGMVGVYLLVDLELAKLSVKPLVLGGNIVGGLAFGLGWGLLGYCPGTSLGALGEGRWDALWGILGSLCGAALYAEAYPSMKATLLTWGDYGKVTLPQLLGINHWVLIMPLVAGALLLFRWFERKGL is encoded by the coding sequence ATGGACCTTACCTACGGGCTCGTCACGGGCATCCTGTTCGGCATCTTCCTGCAACGCTCCGAAGTGCTGCGCTACGACAAGCAACTGGGCGCGCTGCGCCTGCGCGACATGACCATCGTCAAGTTCATGCTTTCCACCGTGGTGGTGGGTATGGTGGGCGTGTACCTGCTGGTGGATCTGGAACTGGCGAAGCTGTCGGTAAAGCCGCTGGTGCTGGGCGGCAACATCGTGGGCGGGCTGGCCTTCGGTCTTGGGTGGGGGCTGCTGGGGTACTGCCCCGGCACCTCGCTGGGCGCGCTGGGCGAAGGGCGCTGGGATGCCCTGTGGGGCATTCTGGGCAGCCTGTGCGGCGCGGCCCTGTACGCAGAAGCCTACCCGAGCATGAAGGCCACCCTGCTGACCTGGGGCGACTACGGAAAGGTCACCCTGCCGCAATTGCTGGGAATCAACCACTGGGTGCTCATCATGCCGCTGGTGGCGGGCGCGCTGCTGCTGTTCCGGTGGTTCGAGCGCAAGGGGCTGTAG
- a CDS encoding transglycosylase SLT domain-containing protein, giving the protein MKRKRTACSGLMAVVALAVGVLGLVAGFVPDAGSPFVRAPLSDRVLRARPAVERPVAVGEQWRMRATVARPGDAPLAAEPAEPALPALSAMPSAMVSADVADGGAQAVALPASVHAAVAASLGGAGLSGMLSGTAEEFPPFHAVPSVSFAGGGVAVSTVDGHRPVDAMADASPMILLGLDPMRVDGGRAGEPTLVAEPAFYGEALDQTGRPLRWTRGETTQLLARECAATRRSVVAGVRRPVYGGASREVLVAATPEQMLLRARQYRDMVDRYARRYNLSPRLVLAIMHAESGFNPNAVSPAQALGLMQIVPETAGGEVHAYLHGTPGQPPRDALFDPGTNIRYGTVYLHLLANRHFPDIVNPSTRELCVIAAYNGGPNALLRVFDADRDKAVAMINAMTTQQVYDKLVRHMPADESRKYVDKVLASLENFSSLH; this is encoded by the coding sequence GTGAAGCGCAAACGCACGGCATGCAGCGGCCTGATGGCCGTGGTCGCACTGGCGGTGGGCGTGCTCGGCCTGGTGGCCGGGTTCGTGCCCGACGCGGGCAGCCCGTTCGTGCGCGCCCCGCTGAGCGACAGGGTGCTGCGCGCCAGGCCTGCCGTCGAACGTCCGGTGGCCGTGGGTGAACAGTGGCGCATGCGCGCCACCGTTGCCCGACCCGGCGATGCGCCCCTTGCTGCTGAACCGGCTGAACCGGCCCTGCCCGCGTTGTCGGCCATGCCGTCCGCCATGGTTTCCGCAGATGTCGCGGACGGCGGGGCACAGGCCGTGGCGCTGCCTGCCTCGGTGCATGCGGCGGTGGCCGCCTCGCTGGGCGGGGCTGGTCTCTCCGGCATGTTGAGCGGCACGGCGGAGGAATTCCCGCCTTTTCATGCCGTTCCCTCGGTCAGCTTCGCCGGGGGCGGCGTGGCCGTATCCACCGTGGACGGGCACCGCCCCGTGGATGCCATGGCCGATGCCTCTCCCATGATCCTGCTCGGGCTCGACCCCATGCGTGTCGACGGTGGGCGCGCGGGAGAGCCGACGTTGGTGGCCGAGCCGGCTTTCTACGGCGAGGCCCTGGACCAGACCGGGCGCCCGTTGCGCTGGACGCGCGGCGAAACGACCCAACTGCTGGCCAGGGAATGCGCCGCCACACGTCGTTCCGTCGTGGCAGGGGTACGGCGACCGGTGTACGGCGGCGCCTCGCGCGAGGTGCTGGTGGCCGCGACGCCCGAGCAGATGTTGCTGCGCGCCCGCCAGTACCGTGACATGGTGGACCGCTACGCCCGGCGCTACAACCTTTCCCCGCGCCTGGTGCTGGCCATCATGCATGCCGAGAGCGGCTTCAACCCCAATGCGGTCAGCCCGGCGCAGGCCCTGGGGCTGATGCAGATCGTGCCGGAAACCGCCGGGGGCGAAGTGCACGCCTACCTGCACGGCACGCCCGGCCAGCCGCCGCGCGATGCCCTGTTCGACCCCGGCACCAATATCCGCTACGGCACGGTATACCTGCATCTGCTGGCCAACCGCCATTTCCCCGACATCGTCAACCCCTCCACTCGCGAACTGTGCGTCATCGCCGCCTACAACGGCGGCCCCAACGCCCTGCTGCGCGTGTTCGATGCCGATCGGGACAAGGCCGTGGCCATGATCAACGCCATGACCACCCAGCAGGTGTATGACAAACTGGTGCGTCACATGCCCGCCGACGAGTCGCGCAAGTATGTGGACAAGGTACTTGCCTCGTTGGAGAATTTTTCATCCCTGCATTGA
- the tadA gene encoding tRNA adenosine(34) deaminase TadA: MDAALAQARKAAGLGEVPVGAVVVDRQGRIIGTGHNTPVATHDPSAHAEMMALREACRTTGNYRLDGAVLVVTLEPCLMCAGAMVHARVAGVVYGAPDLKAGAVTSCLDALDQPFHNHRVWHMGHVRAAECGALLQEFFRERR; encoded by the coding sequence ATGGATGCCGCACTTGCGCAGGCCCGCAAGGCCGCAGGCCTAGGCGAAGTGCCCGTGGGCGCGGTGGTGGTGGACCGGCAGGGGCGCATCATCGGTACGGGGCACAACACCCCCGTGGCCACGCACGACCCGTCCGCCCACGCGGAAATGATGGCCCTGCGCGAGGCCTGCCGCACCACCGGCAACTACCGGCTGGACGGCGCGGTGCTAGTGGTGACGCTGGAACCCTGCCTGATGTGCGCCGGGGCCATGGTGCATGCCCGCGTGGCGGGCGTGGTGTACGGCGCGCCCGACCTGAAGGCCGGGGCCGTTACCTCCTGCCTGGACGCGCTGGACCAGCCCTTCCACAACCACCGGGTGTGGCACATGGGCCATGTGCGCGCGGCAGAGTGCGGGGCGCTGTTGCAGGAGTTTTTCCGGGAGCGGAGGTAG
- a CDS encoding IS3 family transposase, which translates to MKRRVWDSKSKARIVLEGLQGRSVASICSEYQITQGMYYRWRDTLLANAALAFEVGATNRREERLATENQKLKQAVGELTLELKKRLVSGKRRSGQAQLQRDAELLPLIESLKMEHPFWGYRRVWATLRYKNGLIINVKRVARLMRLHGLGVKRAALRAKRTPSGSKPRPVRPCQWWGIDMTKVMTEGGWVYIVLVVDWFPKKIVGHHADYRSRSHEWLQALDTAIQTHFPGGVRGHGLSLMSDNGCQPTGTAFMRDCATLGITQAFTSYNNPKGNADTERTMRTIKEELFWLHEWRSLEHLDRALSDWIENFNTTYLHSALGWKTPQGVHQQANKTWRNSPLKAA; encoded by the coding sequence ATGAAACGCCGAGTCTGGGACAGCAAAAGCAAGGCCCGCATTGTGCTTGAGGGATTGCAGGGTCGCTCTGTGGCAAGCATTTGCAGTGAGTATCAAATCACTCAGGGTATGTATTACCGCTGGCGCGACACGTTGTTGGCCAATGCCGCCCTGGCTTTTGAGGTGGGCGCCACTAACCGACGAGAAGAACGCCTTGCGACAGAGAACCAAAAACTCAAGCAAGCCGTTGGCGAACTGACGCTGGAGTTAAAAAAACGACTGGTAAGCGGCAAGCGCCGATCCGGCCAGGCCCAGCTTCAGCGCGATGCCGAACTCTTGCCGTTGATCGAGTCCCTGAAAATGGAACATCCCTTTTGGGGCTATCGCCGCGTATGGGCCACCCTTCGGTATAAAAACGGCCTGATCATCAACGTCAAACGAGTGGCACGCCTGATGCGTCTGCATGGCCTTGGGGTGAAGCGCGCAGCCTTGCGGGCAAAGCGCACCCCTTCCGGAAGCAAGCCGCGCCCCGTCCGCCCGTGTCAGTGGTGGGGCATCGACATGACCAAGGTCATGACGGAAGGCGGCTGGGTGTATATCGTGCTGGTGGTGGACTGGTTTCCAAAGAAGATCGTGGGCCACCATGCCGACTACCGGAGCCGGAGCCATGAGTGGCTGCAAGCTCTGGATACGGCTATCCAGACGCACTTTCCCGGAGGCGTCCGGGGGCACGGCCTGAGCCTGATGAGCGACAACGGCTGCCAACCGACAGGAACGGCTTTTATGCGCGACTGCGCGACTCTCGGCATCACGCAGGCGTTTACCAGCTACAACAATCCCAAAGGGAACGCGGATACCGAGCGGACAATGCGTACGATCAAGGAAGAGCTCTTCTGGCTGCACGAATGGCGTAGCCTGGAACACCTCGACCGCGCCCTCTCTGACTGGATAGAAAACTTCAACACCACATACCTGCATTCGGCGCTTGGCTGGAAGACTCCGCAAGGCGTCCATCAGCAGGCAAACAAAACCTGGAGGAATTCTCCCTTAAAGGCCGCTTGA